The Euphorbia lathyris chromosome 8, ddEupLath1.1, whole genome shotgun sequence genome has a window encoding:
- the LOC136202252 gene encoding uncharacterized protein isoform X2: MLSPERCSFLKFMDDLSSKYLSKYLGPFDLYLFGKDSALRSFGSQTVHHFTIFCSRLKESHHELQGFIKREMKRHEFTAHLANEELVFVVASALVIFPVLSAWLFLSSHLL; this comes from the exons TTTATGGATGATCTTTCCAGCAAATATTTGTCAAAGTATCTTGGGCCATTCGATTTATATTTGTTTGGCAAGGACTCTGCCTTGAGATCCTTCGGGTCTCAAACTGTACATCATTTCACAATCTTTTGTTCAAGATTGAAGGAATCCCATCACGAG CTGCAAGGTTTCATCAAAAGAGAAATGAAAAGACATGAATTTACTGCACATCTTGCCAACGAGGAGCTAGTATTTGTTGTG GCTTCTGCTCTAGTAATCTTCCCAGTATTGAGTGCTTGGTTGTTTCTCTCATCACATCTACTCTAA
- the LOC136202252 gene encoding uncharacterized protein isoform X3, with protein sequence MSEFSLQFMDDLSSKYLSKYLGPFDLYLFGKDSALRSFGSQTVHHFTIFCSRLKESHHELQGFIKREMKRHEFTAHLANEELVFVVASALVIFPVLSAWLFLSSHLL encoded by the exons TTTATGGATGATCTTTCCAGCAAATATTTGTCAAAGTATCTTGGGCCATTCGATTTATATTTGTTTGGCAAGGACTCTGCCTTGAGATCCTTCGGGTCTCAAACTGTACATCATTTCACAATCTTTTGTTCAAGATTGAAGGAATCCCATCACGAG CTGCAAGGTTTCATCAAAAGAGAAATGAAAAGACATGAATTTACTGCACATCTTGCCAACGAGGAGCTAGTATTTGTTGTG GCTTCTGCTCTAGTAATCTTCCCAGTATTGAGTGCTTGGTTGTTTCTCTCATCACATCTACTCTAA